One segment of Streptomyces sp. XD-27 DNA contains the following:
- a CDS encoding GntR family transcriptional regulator, whose amino-acid sequence MDLHITVDPDSATAPFEQIRAQIAEQARSGALPVGYKLPTVRGFAEDLGLAANTVAKAYRALEGDGVIETRGRHGTFVAAAGDAAAREAAHAAAAYAQRAHRLGLDRDAALAAAADAVRAVYEQH is encoded by the coding sequence GTGGACCTGCACATCACCGTCGACCCGGACTCCGCGACCGCCCCGTTCGAGCAGATCCGCGCGCAGATCGCCGAGCAGGCGCGGTCCGGCGCGCTGCCGGTGGGCTACAAGCTGCCGACCGTGCGCGGCTTCGCGGAGGACCTCGGACTCGCCGCGAACACGGTCGCCAAGGCGTACCGCGCGCTCGAGGGCGACGGGGTGATCGAGACCCGCGGCCGGCACGGCACCTTCGTCGCGGCCGCCGGTGACGCCGCCGCGCGCGAGGCGGCGCACGCCGCGGCGGCCTACGCCCAGCGGGCGCACCGGCTCGGCCTGGACCGGGACGCCGCGCTCGCCGCCGCGGCGGACGCGGTGCGGGCGGTCTACGAACAGCACTGA
- the ddaH gene encoding dimethylargininase, whose protein sequence is MTSRKALIRRPSPRLAEGLVTHIDRTPVDTALALRQWQAYVAALEAYGWQTVEVPPADDCPDGVFVEDTMVVYRNVALIARPGADSRRPETADAEATVTALGCSVNRIREPGTLDGGDILKIGDTVYVGRGGRTNAEGVRQLRAAFEPLGARVVAVPVTKVLHLKSAVTALPDGTVIGHPPLVDDPGAFPRFLAVPEESGAHVVLLDGGRLLMAASAPRSARMFTDLGYTPVLVDISEFEKLEGCVTCLSVRLRDLYE, encoded by the coding sequence ATGACCAGCAGGAAAGCCCTCATACGGCGGCCGAGTCCGCGACTCGCCGAAGGACTGGTCACGCACATCGACCGCACACCGGTCGACACCGCGCTGGCGCTGCGCCAGTGGCAGGCGTACGTGGCGGCCCTCGAAGCGTACGGATGGCAGACCGTCGAGGTGCCCCCGGCCGACGACTGCCCCGACGGCGTCTTCGTCGAGGACACCATGGTCGTGTACCGGAACGTGGCGCTGATCGCCCGCCCCGGCGCGGACTCCCGCAGGCCGGAGACGGCCGACGCGGAGGCGACCGTGACCGCGCTGGGCTGCTCGGTCAACCGGATCCGGGAGCCGGGCACCCTCGACGGCGGCGACATCCTCAAGATCGGCGACACGGTCTACGTGGGACGCGGCGGACGCACCAACGCCGAAGGGGTACGGCAACTGCGCGCGGCCTTCGAACCGCTCGGCGCGCGCGTCGTCGCCGTACCCGTCACCAAGGTCCTGCATCTGAAATCGGCGGTCACGGCCCTCCCGGACGGCACGGTCATCGGCCATCCGCCGCTCGTCGACGACCCCGGCGCGTTTCCGCGGTTCCTGGCCGTACCCGAGGAGTCCGGCGCCCATGTGGTGCTGCTCGACGGCGGCCGGCTGCTGATGGCCGCGAGCGCGCCGCGCAGCGCGCGGATGTTCACCGACCTCGGCTACACGCCGGTGCTCGTGGACATCAGCGAGTTCGAGAAGCTCGAAGGCTGTGTGACGTG